The genomic DNA ATAAACAAAAAAAGCCGTGTACTGGTATGTACACGGCTTTTAACAAAAATAAAAACTGGCGGCGACCTACTCTCCCACTTTCGTAGTACCATCGGCGCTGGTGGGCTTAACTTCTGTGTTCGGAATGGGAACAGGTGAGCCCCACCGCTAAAACCACCCTAAAGTTGGTTCCTATTTGCTCCTATGAAGCAAATGGTAGTTTTATATTTTTATGCTATCTTGATTCAAGTAGCATAAATTATCGGTAATTAACATCACAAAGGCAAAACCTTGATTGCACTTATAAGGCTTGGTTTTATTAACCTATTAGGCTATAAATCTACGGGTAATTAGTACTACTCGGCTATGCTGTTACCAGCTTTACACCTATAGCCTATCAACGTGGTCATCTCCCACGACCCTTAAAAGATGTCTCATCTTGAGGCAGGTTTCGCACTTATATGCCTTCAGTGCTTATCCTTACCAAACATAGCTACTCTGCGGTGCGCCTGGCGGCACAACAGATACACCAGAGGTTTGTTCAATTCGGTCCTCTCGTACTAGAATCAAGCCCTCTCAAACATCTAACGCCCGCAATAGATAGAGACCGAACTGTCTCACGACGTTCTGAACCCAGCTCGCGTGCCACTTTAATGGGCGAACAGCCCAACCCTTGGGACCTTCTCCAGCCCCAGGATGTGACGAGCCGACATCGAGGTGCCGAACCTCCCCGTCGATGTGAGCTCTTGGGGGAGACTAGCCTGTTATCCCCGGAGTACCTTTTATCCTATGAGCGATGGCCCTTCCATACGGAACCACCGGATCACTATGTCCTGCTTTCGCACCTGATCGACTTGTAGGTCTCACAGTCAAGCACCCTTATGCCATTACACTCTACGCACGGTTACCAAGCGTGCTGAGGGTACCTTTGAAAGCCTCCGTTACTCTTTTGGAGGCGACCACCCCAGTCAAACTACCCACCACGCAATGTCCTCGTTTCCGAGTTAGGCTCTAAGTAAACAAAGGGTGGTATTTCAACAACGGCTCCACCAACACTAGCGTGCCAGATTCATAGCCTCCCACCTATCCTACACATTGTTTACTCAAAGTCAATACGAAGTTATAGTAAAGGTTCACAGGGTCTTTTCGTCCCATTGCGGGTAATCGGCATCTTCACCGATACTACAATTTCACCGAGCTCGTGGCTGAGACAGTGCCCAGATCGTTACACCATTCGTGCAGGTCGGAACTTACCCGACAAGGAATTTCGCTACCTTAGGACCGTTATAGTTACGGCCGCCGTTTACTGGGGCTTCAGTTAATGCCTTCGCTTACGCTAAGCACCTTCCTTAACCTTCCAGCACCGGGCAGGTGTCAGACCCTATACAGCATCTTTCGATTTAGCAGAGTCCTGTGTTTTTGATAAACAGTCGCCTGGGCCTCTTCACTGCGGCCTCCCCGGAGGGAGGCGTCTCTTCTTCCGAAGTTACGAGACTATTTTGCCTAGTTCCTTAGCCACGACTCACTCGAGCACCTTAGGATTCTCTCCTCGACTACCTGTGTCGGTTTTGGTACGGGTTGCTTCACTTCGGCTTTTCTTGGAAGCGCTTTCCCTACAACAACTTCGCCCGTAGGCTAGGTCTCAACTATTCCGTCAGTCTTCAGTAAGTACGGCGCTCCGTCCCCTTTTTTAGTGTGAGCAAGTATGGGAATATTAACCCATTGTCCATCCACTTCCCCTTTCGGGTGCGCGTTAGGTCCCGACTAACCCTCAGCTGATTAGCATGGCTGAGGAAACCTTAGTCTTTCGGTGAGGGGGGTTTCTCGCCCCCTTTATCGTTACTTATGCCTACATTTTCTTTTCTATAAGCTCCACAATACCTCGCGATACTGCTTCTGCGCCGATAGAATGCTCTCCTACCGATGTATTAATACATCCCATAGCTTCGGTACTATACTTATGCCCGATTATTATCCATGCCGAACCGCTCGACTAGTGAGCTGTTACGCACTCTTTAAATGAATGGCTGCTTCCAAGCCAACATCCTAGCTGTCAATGCAGTTCAACCGCGTTCTTTCAACTTAGTATAGATTTAGGGACCTTAGCTGGTGGTCCGGGTTCTTTCCCTCTCGGACATGGACCTTAGCACCCATGCCCTCACTGCCGACGAACATTTATTAGCATTCGGAGTTTGTCAGGAATTGGTAGGCGGTGAAACCCCCGCATCCAATCAGTAGCTCTACCTCTAATAAACTTAACATCGACGCTGCACCTAAATGCATTTCGGAGAGTACGAGCTATCTCCCAGTTTGATTGGCCTTTCACCCCTACCCACAGGTCATCCGAAGACTTTTCAACGTCAACCGGTTCGGTCCTCCACTTTGTGTTACCAAAGCTTCAACCTGCCCATGGGTAGATCACAAGGTTTCGCGTCTAATCCTACTAACTATTCGCCCTATTCAGACTCGCTTTCGCTCCGGCTCCGGACCTGAAGTCCTTAACCTCGCTAGTAAAATTAACTCGTAGGCTCATTATGCAAAAGGCACGCCGTCACAACTATAACGCTGCTCCGACCGCTTGTAGGCGTACGGTTTCAGGTTCTCTTTCACCCTTCTATTCGAAGTGCTTTTCACCTTTCCTTCACAGTACTTGTTCACTATCGGTCTTTCAGGAGTATTTAGCCTTGGAGGATGGTCCCCCATATTCAGACAGGATTTCACGTGTCCCGCCCTACTCTTGTATCATCTAAATATGCCTTTCATATACAGGGCTTTCACCTTCTATGGCTGTTCTTTCCAAAACATTCTATTAAACATATATAAACTTTTGGGCTAATCCGCTTTCGCTCGCCACTACTTACGGAATCTCTTCGATTTCTTTTCCTCCGGGTACTTAGATGTTTCAGTTCTCCGGGTTTGCTCCTCTTGCGAGGTGACAGGCCTTCAACCTGCCGGGTTGCCCCATTCGGATATCTACGGATCAATTCGTGTGTGCCAATCCCCGTAGCTTTTCGCAGCTTACCACGTCCTTCGTCGCCTCTGAAAGCCTAGGCATCCGCCATACGCCCTTAACGATTTCTTTCCTAATTTATTGGTTACTCAAGCACTTATAAGTGCTCGGTTTTCTCTTTGTGATGTCTTTTTACCGTTAATGTCAATGTTCTTTAGTCTTGATTAGTCTCTATTGCTTTCCTTTAAACGAAATGGCTCTCATTTCTTTACTATAAAGTCTTCCAATAGTCTAATCTATTGTGGAGAATAAGGGAGTCGAACCCTTGACCTCCTGCGTGCAAGGCAGGCGCTCTAGCCAGCTGAGCTAATTCCCCCTCTCTTTCAATTAGTAGTCTCGGGCAGGCTCGAACTGCCGACCTCTACATTATCAGTGTAGCGCTCTAACCAGCTGAGCTACGAGACTCTGTAATCTCTTCCCTTTATACTAATCTTTAGGGGTTATATTTTTAATATTACAACCAACCAGTAAAAAACCAAAGCTTACTTTAAGTAAGTACTCTTGTTTTTGTTTATACTCCAAATGAGTCTCTAAAATGAGATGTTCCAGCCGCACCTTCCGGTACGGCTACCTTGTTACGACTTAGCCCTAGTTACTAGTTTTACCCTAGGCAGCTCCTTTTACGGTCACCGACTTCAGGTACCCCCAGCTTCCATGGCTTGACGGGCGGTGTGTACAAGGCCCGGGAACGTATTCACCGCGCCATGGCTGATGCGCGATTACTAGCGATTCCAGCTTCATAGAGTCGAGTTGCAGACTCCAATCCGAACTGAGACCGGCTTTCGAGATTCGCATCACTTCGCAGTGTAGCTGCCCTCTGTACCGGCCATTGTATCACGTGTGTGGCCCAAGGCGTAAGGGCCGTGATGATTTGACGTCATCCCCACCTTCCTCTCTACTTGCGTAGGCAGTCTCACTAGAGTCCCCAACTGAATGATGGCAACTAGTGACAGGGGTTGCGCTCGTTGCAGGACTTAACCTAACACCTCACGGCACGAGCTGACGACAACCATGCAGCACCTTGAAAATTGTCCGAAGAAGGATCTATTTCTAAATCTGTCAATTCCCATTTAAGCCTTGGTAAGGTTCCTCGCGTATCATCGAATTAAACCACATGATCCACCGCTTGTGCGGGCCCCCGTCAATTCCTTTGAGTTTCAACCTTGCGGTCGTACTCCCCAGGCGGCTAACTTATCACTTTCGCTTGGTCTCTGAACTATAATAGCCCAAAAACGAGTTAGCATCGTTTACGGCGTGGACTACCAGGGTATCTAATCCTGTTCGCTCCCCACGCTTTCGTCCCTCAGCGTCAGTTATAACTTGGTAACCTGCCTTCGCAATTGGTGTTCTGAGTAATATCTATGCATTTCACCGCTACACTACTCATTCCAGCTACCTCAACTATACTCAAGACTCGCAGTATCAATGGCAGTTCTACAGTTAAGCTGCAGGCTTTCACCACTGACTTACGAGCCCGCCTACGGACCCTTTAAACCCAATAAATCCGGATAACGCTTGCACCCTCCGTATTACCGCGGCTGCTGGCACGGAGTTAGCCGGTGCTTATTCGTATAGTACCTTCAGCTACCCTCACGAGGGTAGGTTTATCCCTATACAAAAGAAGTTTACAAACCATAGGTCCGTCGTCCTTCACGCGGGATGGCTGGATCAGGCTCTCACCCATTGTCCAATATTCCTCACTGCTGCCTCCCGTAGGAGTCTGGTCCGTGTCTCAGTACCAGTGTGGGGGATCACCCTCTCAGGCCCCCTAAAGATCATTGACTTGGTGAGCCGTTACCTCACCAACTATCTAATCTTGCGCGTGCCCATCTTTATCCACCGGAGTTTTCAATATTAAATGATGCCATTCAATATATTATGGAGTATTAATCTTCCTTTCGGAAGGCTATCCTCCAGATAAAGGCAGGTTGCACACGTGTTACGCACCCGTACGCCGCTCTCAAGAGTAGCAAGCTACTCTCTACCGCTCGGCTTGCATGTGTTAGGCCTCCCGCTAGCGTTCATCCTGAGCCAGGATCAAACTCTCCATTGTATGTTTTTCCCGTCTCACTCAAAGTTTTTGTTACGCTTTGGTTTTTATCCTTACTTGGTTGTTATATCTTAATTCAATGTTCTCTATTCTTCTCTCGCTCACCTTCCTAAGCCCCTCTCAGAAACTTCGTCCGATTTGCGAGTGCAAAAGTAAAACTTATTTTTGAAATGACAAAATATTTTTTAATATTTTTTCAGTAATCTTTTAAGCTTCTCTTGCGCTCCGTTTTTGAATTCGGACTGCAAAGATACAACTTATTTTTTAACTACCAAATTTTTTGTAAAAAATTTTTATCTTACCTTTCGTTCTCTTTCGCCGCTCACCATCTCTGATTTGCGAGTGCAAAAGTAAAACTTATTTCTGATATGACAAAATATTTTTTAATCTTTTTTTAAAAAATATTTCCTTAAATTCAATACCGCTCTACTCTCTCGTAATGAGGGTGCAAAAATACCCCTTACTCCTCAATCCTCCAAATCTTTTTACACCTTTTTTTACCCTATTATTACTAACACCCTGTTAATCAATGCTAAAAATTTTATACTCCCCCTGAAATATAAAATACGGGATTGTCTGATGTACTATATATACTATAAGTATACACATATAAAAGTATATGAGTGGTTTTTTATATCTTTGTATTTATGTCGTTAGATGCTTTATCTTCTTTTATGCCTGTGGGCGCACTGAATTATCTTTCTGTTTGGGGGAGCGCATTTCCTATTCATATTAAAGTAACCCGCCCAAGACATTCTAAACTGGGAGATTATCGGAAACTTAAAAATGGGAAACATCAAATCACGATTAACGGTAATTTGTCACCTTTTCTTTTCTTTTTTGTGCTGACTCACGAGATGGCACATTTAATCGCTTTTGAAAAATATCAAAGGATTAGCCCACATGGTAAGGAATGGAAACAGACTTTCGGGCAGTTACTTTTGGAAAGTTTGGAGGTTTACCCTCAGGATTTGCAGGAAATTTTAAAATCATTCGCTAAAAATCCGAAAGCCAGTTTTAATGCTGATGTCTCTTTGGCGAGGTATTTTAAAGCCCCTCCTTCTCATCAATCCCTAATCGAAGATTTGGAACTCGGTGATGTGTTTTATTATAGATCGCAAGAATATCAAATCCACGAAAAAAGAAAAAAGCGTTACCTTTGTATCCACCTCGGTACAGGGCGACAGTATTTATTTAGCCCTACGGCAGAGGTTCAACCATTAAAATTACTGAATAATGAACATGAAAAATAATTATAGCGTTATTATGGCAGGAGGCATCGGCAGTCGCTTTTGGCCGCTGAGCACCCAAGATTTCCCTAAGCAATTTCAAGATATTTTAGGCGTAGGCAGAACGATGATTCAGCAAACTTTTGACCGAATCTCTAAAGCGGTACCCATCGAGAATATTTTTGTAATTACTAATAAGGAATATGTGCAGCTGACTGCGGAGCAATTGCCCGAGCTGCCGCCACAAAATATCATAGGAGAACCGATGATGAAAAATACTGCCGCGTGTAATATTTATATGGCGAACATCATCTCTGAGCTTAATCCTAATGCCAATATCATTGTAACCCCTGCCGACCACATGATTTTAAAGGAGGGTTTGTTTTTGGAGAAAATCAACCTTGCTTTTTCTATCGTCGCACAGCACGATTACCTTATTACTTTGGGCATCACGCCCACTCGCCCAGATACGGGTTACGGCTATATCCAAGTCATTGAACATCCTAACGATAGTCTTCTAAAAGTAAAAACTTTTACCGAAAAACCTAATTTAGAGTTAGCCAAAGCTTTTTTAGAAACAGGAGATTTCCTTTGGAATGCAGGTATTTTCATCTGGTCTGCTCAAAGTATTTTAAAAGCCTTCAGCACCCACCTCCCCGAAATGAAGCAATTGTTTGATGAATGCGACTACCAAGCCAATGATACCGAACCCAACTGCATCGAAAAAATTTACTCTAAAGCCGAAAAAATCTCAATAGACCACGGTATTTTGGAAAAAGCCGAAAATGTTTATGTGATCCCTGCGGATTTAGGTTGGAGCGATTTAGGAACTTGGAATTCCGTTTATGATAACGCCGAGAAAGATGTCCACCATAATGCTATCAAATCTAAAAATATCCTGACCTATGATACCCAAGGTTGTATTGTTCGGTTAAAAAATGAACATAAAATCGCGATTATTGATGGATTAGAAGACTACATCATCGTGGATACTGAGAAAGCACTGCTCATCTGCCCAAGAGCTCACGATCAAAAAATAAAAGAATATGTTTTAGACCTGAAAGACAAAAAAAATGGCAATCAATTCATCTAAATCATAAAAAATGTTTATCTTTACTACCAAATCATATCGAAATGTTAGTAAAGGTTTACGGCAGTGCCATCTATGGCGTTTCGGCACAGACCATCACGATAGAGGTTAATGTAGATAAAGGCATTGGCTACCATTTGGTGGGGCTTCCTGACAGCGCTATTAAGGAAAGTAGCCACAGAATCTCGGCAGCGTTAAAAAATGTAGGTTATAAATTACCTGGCAAAAAAATCATCATCAATATGGCACCAGCCGACCTTCGGAAAGAAGGCTCGGCGTATGATTTGAGCATTGCCATTGGGATTTTGGCGGCATCGGAGCAGATTGTTGCTGAAGATCTACACCGCTATATTATTATGGGCGAGCTTTCCTTAGACGGCGGACTGCAACCGATAAAAGGCGTTCTACCCATCGCCATCAAGGCGAGAGAAGAAGGCTTTAAAGGCATTATCCTCCCACAGCAAAATACGCGCGAAGCCGCCATTGTTAATGATTTAGAGGTCTACGGCGTAGAAAACATTAAAGAAGTAATTGATTTCTTTAATGAAGGAAAACCTCTTGTACCCACCACCATCAATACTCGAGAAGATTTTCAAAGCAAAATCAACCAATTCCCTTTTGATTTTTCCGAAGTTAAAGGGCAAGAAACCGCCAAACGCGCTATGGAAGTAGCAGCAGCAGGTGGGCATAACATCATTTTGATTGGTCCCCCAGGTAGCGGCAAGACCATGCTCGCCAAGAGAATTCCGAGTATTTTGCCTCCGCTCAGCTTGAAGGAAGCCTTGGAAACAACAAAAATTCATTCTGTGGCAGGGAAAATGGGCGCCGAAACCTCGCTAATGACCATCAGACCTTTCCGAGCGCCGCACCACACCATCTCTGATGTAGCACTAGTGGGCGGTGGTGGCTACCCTCAACCTGGAGAAATCTCCTTGGCTCATAACGGTGTTTTATTTTTAGATGAGATGCCCGAATTTAAACGAACGGTGTTAGAAGTGATGCGCCAACCGTTAGAAGATCGGGAGGTGACCATTTCTCGAGCCAAATTTACGGTCAACTACCCTGCCAGCTTTATGTTGGTTGCCTCTATGAACCCCAGCCCCAGCGGATTTTTCCCTGATGATCCCAACAACACCTCTTCGGCTTTTGAAATGCAACGCTATCTCAACAAACTCTCGGGACCACTATTAGACCGCATTGACATTCATATTGAGGTTCAAAAAGTGGATTTTGACCAACTGACAGACCAGCGCCAAGGCGAACCCAGCCATAAAATAAGAGCGCGCGTGCTGAAAGCAAGGGAACAACAAAGTTTGCGCTTCAAAAATCTTCCCATAAGCTATAATGCCCAAATGGGACCTAAAGAACTGAAATTGTTTTGCCAATTAGACGATGTCTCGCTCAAGTTGATTAAAACGGCGATGGAAAAACTCAACCTTTCAGCAAGGGCTTATGATAGGATTTTGAAAGTCGCCAGAACGATTGCCGATTTAGAAAATTCGGAGGATATTCTATCTCACCATATTGCGGAAGCCATACAATACCGAAGCCTTGACCGAGATTTTTGGAAAGTATAGCAAAAAAAACAATTAAAAAGTTGTATCATTAAAAAATAATCGCATATTTGTTTCATGAATAAAATTTATTATTTTAATTAATTTAAAAGTTTTAACATTATGAAAAGAAAAACATTTTTATTAAGTTTAGCATTAACATACATTTCTTCGTTTGTATTTGGATCGGAAAACTCAGTTAGTAATAACAGATGGCTCGATTAAGGAAGAGGGTTTTAATTACTTTATGATTAGTAACTGTGGCACATCTTCCGGACAATGGTGTGGTAGCGTGGAATCATTTGAAAAATTTGTAAAGAGTTTCCTTGCACAAGATTGTGGTAACAATAACACAAATTAATCAAACAACTTTATTAGCCTTTAAGCTTATCCTTAAAGGCTAATTTAATGATTTATTGTTTATGAAAAATTTAGTATTATTTATAACTGTATTATTATGCCATCTTTATATGGGACAATATAGAGTGGATTATCGTGTTTGGCACAGGGTAGATTCTGCGGTAAGTATGAAAGATGTAAAGCCTTATGATATGAGCCTTTATCTAAAAGATGCCAAACGCTCGGTTTATATATCACCCTTAAAAATTTATAATGATTCTTTAAGCCAAAGCAGAAAATCAAAGACCCTAGCGGATGTTAATTATATACTTTCTGCTATAAAAAGAGGGGGTAACCAAAAAGAATATATCACTGTAGATTTACAAACAGCATCTATTGACCAATATATAGATGTAACAACAGATTGGTTTAAATACTCTTCCAAAGGTCCACAATGGAAATTATTAGACAGTACCAAAAACATAGGACCATTTCTTTGCCGTCAAGCGACTACGGAGCTCTCAGGAAGAACCTATACCGCTTGGTACACTGAAGAAATCCCTATTTCTGCAGGACCTTTTAAGTTGATTGGACTACCAGGCTTAGTATTATCAGCAGAAGATCAAGCAGGAGATATTAAAATAGAATTGGTAGAAATTAAAAAGTCTAATAAAGGAATAGAAGATTTAAACTTAAGTGAAGAAAATGTCAGCGATGTCAAGAATTATAATCAATTTCTAGAATTGATAAAAGCCTCATTCTATAATCGAGTGCATCCAAAACTGTATGAAAGCTTTGATCAAAATAGTAAAAAGCAAGCCGATGAACGCTACCAAGCAAGAGTTCGAAGATACAACAACTTTATAGAACGCTAAAATTTCTTATGCACAGATAAAAAAAGACTGCCTCAAAATTGAAGCAGTCTTTTTTTATTGTAAAAGATGACGCTATTATTCTGCAGATTCAGCAGCTGGCGCTTCTCCTTCTGTTTCTTCTTCGTCTTCATCATCATCAGCGATAGCACCGCCTTTCATTGCAGTTCTTGACATCTTAACTGCCACAACCACTGCATTATCTGGATGCATAAAAGTGTAAGCTTCGTTTTTGATATCGCCAACATAGATTTTGTTACCAATTCTTAATTTGGTCACATCAATCACGATTTCGTCTGGCAAATTAGCTGGTAGCGCTTTTAGTTTTAGTTTTCTGAAAGACTGTCTAAGCACACCACCGGCAACTACCCCTCTTGCTCTACCTGTAATTCTTACTGGTACTTCCATCACCACAGGCTTATCTTCGCTAAGTTGATAGAAATCTGCATGGAGAATTCTGTCTGTAATCGGGTGGAACTGAATGTCTTGTAATACCGCTGGAATAGTCTCTCCATTTACTTCAATAGATACCGTGTGTGCATCTGGAGTATAAACCAAGTTTTTGAAAGATTTTTCTTCTGTAGAAAAATGTACTGGGTCATTACCTCCATAAACAACACAAGGGACTAATTCAGCATCGCGTAACGCTTTTGTTGCTTTTTTGCCTACGCTTTCTCTTTTCTGTCCTTGAATTGTAATAGATTTCATTTATAAAAATTTTAAATTGTTTTTAACTTTATTGTTTATTACTTACTGAAAATCAATTAGATAATAAACTTATCACT from Riemerella columbina includes the following:
- a CDS encoding GLPGLI family protein; this encodes MKNLVLFITVLLCHLYMGQYRVDYRVWHRVDSAVSMKDVKPYDMSLYLKDAKRSVYISPLKIYNDSLSQSRKSKTLADVNYILSAIKRGGNQKEYITVDLQTASIDQYIDVTTDWFKYSSKGPQWKLLDSTKNIGPFLCRQATTELSGRTYTAWYTEEIPISAGPFKLIGLPGLVLSAEDQAGDIKIELVEIKKSNKGIEDLNLSEENVSDVKNYNQFLELIKASFYNRVHPKLYESFDQNSKKQADERYQARVRRYNNFIER
- a CDS encoding 50S ribosomal protein L25/general stress protein Ctc, encoding MKSITIQGQKRESVGKKATKALRDAELVPCVVYGGNDPVHFSTEEKSFKNLVYTPDAHTVSIEVNGETIPAVLQDIQFHPITDRILHADFYQLSEDKPVVMEVPVRITGRARGVVAGGVLRQSFRKLKLKALPANLPDEIVIDVTKLRIGNKIYVGDIKNEAYTFMHPDNAVVVAVKMSRTAMKGGAIADDDEDEEETEGEAPAAESAE
- a CDS encoding mannose-1-phosphate guanylyltransferase → MNMKNNYSVIMAGGIGSRFWPLSTQDFPKQFQDILGVGRTMIQQTFDRISKAVPIENIFVITNKEYVQLTAEQLPELPPQNIIGEPMMKNTAACNIYMANIISELNPNANIIVTPADHMILKEGLFLEKINLAFSIVAQHDYLITLGITPTRPDTGYGYIQVIEHPNDSLLKVKTFTEKPNLELAKAFLETGDFLWNAGIFIWSAQSILKAFSTHLPEMKQLFDECDYQANDTEPNCIEKIYSKAEKISIDHGILEKAENVYVIPADLGWSDLGTWNSVYDNAEKDVHHNAIKSKNILTYDTQGCIVRLKNEHKIAIIDGLEDYIIVDTEKALLICPRAHDQKIKEYVLDLKDKKNGNQFI
- a CDS encoding SprT-like domain-containing protein — protein: MSLDALSSFMPVGALNYLSVWGSAFPIHIKVTRPRHSKLGDYRKLKNGKHQITINGNLSPFLFFFVLTHEMAHLIAFEKYQRISPHGKEWKQTFGQLLLESLEVYPQDLQEILKSFAKNPKASFNADVSLARYFKAPPSHQSLIEDLELGDVFYYRSQEYQIHEKRKKRYLCIHLGTGRQYLFSPTAEVQPLKLLNNEHEK
- a CDS encoding YifB family Mg chelatase-like AAA ATPase, producing the protein MLVKVYGSAIYGVSAQTITIEVNVDKGIGYHLVGLPDSAIKESSHRISAALKNVGYKLPGKKIIINMAPADLRKEGSAYDLSIAIGILAASEQIVAEDLHRYIIMGELSLDGGLQPIKGVLPIAIKAREEGFKGIILPQQNTREAAIVNDLEVYGVENIKEVIDFFNEGKPLVPTTINTREDFQSKINQFPFDFSEVKGQETAKRAMEVAAAGGHNIILIGPPGSGKTMLAKRIPSILPPLSLKEALETTKIHSVAGKMGAETSLMTIRPFRAPHHTISDVALVGGGGYPQPGEISLAHNGVLFLDEMPEFKRTVLEVMRQPLEDREVTISRAKFTVNYPASFMLVASMNPSPSGFFPDDPNNTSSAFEMQRYLNKLSGPLLDRIDIHIEVQKVDFDQLTDQRQGEPSHKIRARVLKAREQQSLRFKNLPISYNAQMGPKELKLFCQLDDVSLKLIKTAMEKLNLSARAYDRILKVARTIADLENSEDILSHHIAEAIQYRSLDRDFWKV